One genomic window of Roseobacter ponti includes the following:
- a CDS encoding MvaI/BcnI family restriction endonuclease, translated as MADALTALILRMEATGATGFLAKELAPNDNSKNQLYLGSDFGVLNILPQGGLVTDTSDLAGSRRDRVKAPLIWDWLLPDGLSRAPDAQLILYPAYPEVRLSGLLRGAEGAPADVIRSRAPGRVLFLGVVPGERILAWAGFAEDPVVRAFRDAGQFESRGVFSNLGLLHTGTDTRSMLIAGLTDIADAGWLPSQKLGADGPVPYRAPNGGGYTLEAALGIRPNGHAAPDFQGWEIKQFGVSDFVRNTPRSAVTLMTPEPTGGFYREAGAEAFVRRYGYPDRSGRPDRLNFGGVYTVGSGPVALTGLSLEMDGFDPQAGRITDIEGGLFLKDSDGGIAAFWNYTGLIAHWNRKHAQACYVPSVRRGPPVEYAYGRDVLLCEGTDFFLLLRAFAAGVVSYDPALKLEERAGARPALKRRSQFRTRHRQVTSLYRRSAVVRLPGGGPAG; from the coding sequence ATGGCTGACGCCCTGACCGCGCTCATTTTGAGGATGGAGGCGACAGGGGCGACCGGATTTCTCGCCAAAGAGCTCGCACCCAACGATAATTCAAAGAATCAGCTCTATCTGGGCTCAGATTTCGGTGTGCTGAACATTCTGCCACAGGGCGGGCTGGTCACGGATACCTCAGATCTTGCGGGCAGCCGCCGGGACCGGGTCAAAGCACCGCTGATCTGGGACTGGCTGTTGCCGGACGGTCTGTCGCGCGCACCCGATGCACAGCTGATTTTGTATCCGGCCTATCCTGAGGTGCGCCTCTCGGGGTTACTGCGCGGCGCGGAGGGTGCGCCCGCCGACGTCATCCGCTCGCGGGCACCGGGTCGCGTGCTGTTTCTCGGCGTTGTGCCGGGGGAACGCATTCTCGCGTGGGCAGGATTTGCCGAAGACCCGGTGGTACGCGCCTTCAGAGATGCCGGTCAGTTCGAAAGCCGTGGCGTTTTCAGCAATCTGGGCCTGCTACACACCGGCACCGATACCCGCAGCATGCTGATCGCCGGACTGACGGATATTGCAGACGCCGGATGGCTGCCCTCACAAAAACTCGGCGCCGATGGTCCTGTGCCATACCGGGCGCCAAACGGTGGTGGATACACCCTCGAGGCTGCCCTCGGGATACGCCCCAACGGACATGCAGCGCCTGATTTTCAAGGTTGGGAAATCAAGCAGTTCGGAGTGTCTGACTTTGTGCGCAACACCCCACGCAGCGCTGTGACGCTGATGACCCCTGAACCCACGGGCGGCTTCTACCGCGAGGCGGGGGCGGAAGCATTCGTGCGCCGCTACGGATACCCTGACCGCTCAGGCAGGCCGGATCGCCTGAATTTTGGCGGCGTCTATACCGTTGGCAGCGGACCCGTTGCGCTGACGGGGCTTTCTTTGGAGATGGACGGCTTTGATCCGCAGGCGGGCCGGATCACTGACATTGAGGGCGGTCTTTTTCTGAAAGATAGTGATGGTGGTATCGCTGCCTTCTGGAATTACACCGGGCTGATCGCGCACTGGAACCGCAAACATGCGCAGGCCTGCTATGTCCCTTCGGTCAGGCGCGGGCCGCCGGTGGAATACGCTTACGGACGGGACGTGTTGCTGTGTGAAGGGACTGATTTCTTCCTGCTGCTGCGCGCTTTTGCGGCGGGGGTGGTAAGCTATGACCCGGCGTTGAAACTGGAGGAACGCGCAGGCGCACGGCCGGCGCTCAAAAGACGCAGCCAGTTCCGCACCCGGCACCGTCAGGTGACATCGCTTTACCGGCGGAGTGCTGTCGTCCGTCTGCCCGGTGGCGGGCCTGCGGGCTGA
- the dcm gene encoding DNA (cytosine-5-)-methyltransferase, which yields MTEFDLLLRKAGHSVPEAAKLLGYSEGHIYRWKRGEEVPREAVLNLLRMEIDTRKAAPAETVFTFADLFAGIGGLRKAMEGAGGRCVFTSEWDKYAQQTYLANFPDNRPLAGDIRDVDAADIPAHDVLVAGFPCQPFSIAGVSKKNALGRAHGFDDETQGTLFFDVLRVLKHHRPAAFLLENVKNLKSHDKGKTFEVIRRKLTAELGYTLHTRVIDAAHFVPQHRERIVIVGFRDPVPFSFDDMQVPERGHLRVRDVLHPSDGSEAPEGHYTLGADARVSDKYTLTDKLWAYLQAYAAKHKAAGNGFGYGLVTGDSIARTLSARYYKDGSEILVSRGEGLNPRRLTPRECARLMGYPESFRIPVSDTQAYKQFGNSVAVPVFAEVARVMQPHILTVMREAAPQRLAAGG from the coding sequence ATGACCGAATTCGACCTTTTGCTGCGCAAAGCAGGGCACAGTGTGCCGGAAGCTGCGAAACTGCTTGGCTATTCAGAAGGGCATATTTACCGCTGGAAGCGCGGCGAAGAGGTCCCGCGCGAAGCGGTGCTGAACCTGCTGCGCATGGAAATCGACACCCGCAAAGCGGCACCGGCTGAAACGGTTTTCACATTCGCTGATCTGTTCGCCGGCATCGGTGGTCTGCGCAAAGCGATGGAGGGCGCGGGCGGGCGCTGTGTCTTCACCTCCGAGTGGGACAAATACGCACAGCAGACGTATCTCGCAAATTTCCCAGACAACCGACCCCTTGCCGGTGACATCCGCGACGTCGACGCGGCAGACATTCCCGCGCATGACGTGCTGGTCGCAGGCTTTCCCTGCCAGCCCTTCTCCATCGCCGGCGTTTCCAAAAAGAACGCACTCGGGCGCGCACATGGCTTTGACGATGAAACCCAGGGCACCCTCTTTTTCGATGTCCTTCGGGTGCTGAAACACCATCGCCCCGCGGCGTTTCTGCTGGAAAACGTGAAAAACCTCAAAAGCCACGATAAGGGCAAGACCTTTGAAGTGATCCGCCGCAAACTCACAGCAGAACTTGGGTACACCCTGCATACCCGCGTGATCGATGCGGCGCATTTCGTGCCCCAGCACCGCGAACGCATCGTTATTGTCGGTTTCCGCGATCCGGTGCCGTTCAGCTTTGACGATATGCAGGTGCCCGAACGTGGGCATCTGCGGGTGCGTGATGTCCTGCATCCTTCAGATGGCAGCGAGGCGCCCGAAGGGCATTACACCCTCGGGGCGGATGCACGGGTCAGCGACAAATATACACTTACCGATAAACTATGGGCCTACCTGCAGGCCTACGCGGCCAAGCACAAAGCCGCAGGCAACGGTTTTGGCTATGGCCTCGTGACGGGTGACAGCATCGCGCGCACGCTCTCCGCACGATATTACAAGGATGGCTCGGAGATTCTCGTGAGCCGTGGCGAGGGCCTCAATCCGCGCCGTCTGACGCCCCGGGAATGCGCGCGGCTCATGGGCTATCCTGAAAGTTTCCGTATCCCGGTCTCCGACACCCAGGCCTATAAACAGTTCGGCAATTCCGTCGCCGTTCCGGTTTTTGCCGAGGTCGCACGGGTCATGCAGCCTCATATTCTGACCGTGATGCGGGAGGCCGCGCCGCAAAGACTGGCCGCCGGTGGCTGA
- a CDS encoding very short patch repair endonuclease: MADVHDPATRSRNMSAVRGKNTKPEHQIRRALHARGFRFRLHGAGLPGRPDLVLRKYRAVIFVHGCFWHGHDCPLFRLPATRTAFWEAKITGNRERDTRQEAELLAGGWRVGTIWECALRGQQKIGAEAVAGALAAWLPEGGEQLEIRGRA, translated from the coding sequence GTGGCTGACGTTCACGACCCGGCCACGCGCAGCCGCAATATGTCCGCGGTCCGCGGCAAAAACACAAAGCCCGAACATCAGATCCGCCGCGCGCTGCATGCCCGGGGGTTCCGGTTCCGTCTGCATGGTGCAGGCCTGCCGGGGCGTCCTGATCTGGTGCTCAGAAAATACCGGGCTGTCATCTTTGTGCATGGCTGTTTCTGGCACGGACATGACTGTCCGCTCTTTCGCTTGCCCGCGACCCGCACCGCGTTCTGGGAGGCCAAGATCACCGGCAACCGCGAACGCGACACCAGGCAGGAGGCAGAACTTCTCGCCGGTGGGTGGCGGGTGGGGACAATCTGGGAATGCGCGCTCAGGGGACAGCAGAAGATCGGCGCAGAAGCCGTGGCCGGTGCCCTCGCGGCCTGGTTGCCTGAAGGCGGTGAGCAGCTTGAAATAAGGGGGCGCGCGTAA